CCAAGAACTCAGATCAGAAGCTGTCGGCCTTCGTGGTTCTGCTGAGCGACGCTCCGGCGGATTGCAAAAGCGAACTAGAAAAGGTCGCCGCCGCCAACAAGATCGAAGAGACCCCGCTGACCGTGTTCAAAGACAGCAAAGGTCCGAGCCCTTACAACGTCTCGAAAGACGCCAAGGTCAGCGTCATGATGTGGAATGCCGAGGGCGTGAAAGTAAATCACGCGTATGCGGCGAACCCGTCGAAAGAGCAGATCTCGACGATCGTCTCGGACTCGAAGAAAATCTTGGAGTAAATCTCCGACGTCAGACGCCTGAAATTAGATTCAAGGCGATTGAGTTTAAAATCAAGAGCCGCGGAACAAATTGTTTCGCGGCTCTTTTTTTGAACTTGTGGTCCATCTGAACGCCCTTTACGAGGGATTTTTCCGTGCTAGGCTAGAACTCTTTGCCGTAAACCTCCATCAGTCCGTCCATGCACGACCGGATCAAAAAGATCTATCCAGAGGCGTTCGGCTGGATCTTCCAACGCCTTCGGCGCGGAACGATCCCTGCAGCGCCGTTGACGATTGTTTTGGCGGCGATTGCTGGCGTCCTCACCGGTTACGGCTCGGTCTTATTCGCTTATCTGTTTGAGATCATTCGCGAACTGACGGTCCTGCGTTTCGTCGCCTGGAGCGAGTTCACCATCTGGGGCTACGTCGCTCTTGCTGCGTCGCCGGCGATGGGAATTCTGTTTGTCGCTTGGTTTACGCGCTATCTTCGGCTCGAAGGTCAGGCCGTACCCGAGGTGATCAAATCGGTCGCTCGCAAGGATGGCGTGATCCGTCCCTTTTGGTCGTTGGCCAAGGTCTTTTCGTCGGCCGTCTGTATCGGCGTCGGCGGTTCGGTGGGGCCTGAAGGTCCGATGGTTCTGATCGGTTCCTCGATCGCTAGCGCCGCTGGTCAGTTTTTTCGCTTGTCGTCACGCAACCTGCGTACGTTGGTCGCCGCTGGCGCCGCCGCTGGCATTAGCGCCGCTTTTAATGCGCCGATCGCCGGCGTGATTTTCTCGTGCGAAATCATCCTCGGCAGTTTCGCCGTCGAAAGTCTGACCCCGATCGTCATCGCCGCGGTGCTTGCTGCGGTGGTGCAAAAGCAAGTGGGCGAACACGGCGTGAATGTCGCTTTTCCCCAGATTTCACACGAGTATGCAGGCAATTGGATCGAGCTGCCCTCTTACTTTTTGCTGGGCATTATCTGTGGATTCGCTTCGATCGGCTTTGTGTGCTTGCTGTATTGGACGGAAGATATCGCGAAAACTTGGACGCCCAAGTGGTGGATGAGGGCGCTGGTCTGCGGAACCTTGGTCGGCGTTATCGGCGCCGGCTACTTTGTCGTTTATCCCGCGCCTCCGACGATCTCCGCCGAAGAATCTGCGAACGAGTCGGATTCGCTTGCCGAAGAAATGCGCGAAGAAGGGCATCATCCACGCGGACCGGCGCTCTACGGCGTTGGCTACGACACCGTCGAGCACTCGCTGCATCTGCAAAACGCCGAAAAGCCGATGCCGGTTCGTCGTCAGAACGTCGACATCACCAGCACGAAAGTAGTGCCGCTCAGTCGTGAAGAGATGATCGCTCACCTCTGGTGGCTGGTTCCCTTGATCCTGCTGAAGCCGATCTGCACTAGTTTGACGTTGGGCGGCGGCGGCGCCGGCGGCATCTTCGCCCCTTCGCTCTTCTTGGGAGCGACGCTGGGGGGCGCCTATGGAATCGTTTGCAACTTAATTGCGCCCGACATGTGCGCCAGCCCTGGCGCGTATGCGCTAGTTGGCATGGGCGCCGTGGTCGCCGGCACAACGCATGGAGTGCTCAGCGCGATTCTGATTGTCTACGAGTTAACCGGCGACTATCACATTATTTTGCCGATCATGGGAGCCGCTTGCATCTCTAGCGTTGTCGCCTGGTTTAGCGATCCTGAAAATATCTACTCCAAGCGTCTGGCGCGCAGCGGCGAGTCGATCGCGCGGAGCCATGACTTGCATGGAGCCGAGCATATCAAAGTGCGGGATGTGATGATCCGCCGCTTTCCCACCGTAAAAAATACGGACAACCTGGTGCAGATCATCAAGGTGGCGCGGCAAAATCCGCACATCGAAAGCCTGCCGGTCATGGATGACGACAATCGATTGATCGGAATCATTCGTCCCGAAGACTTGCATCGCGTCATGGATACCGACGTCTCCCCCTATTTGGTGAATGCAGACGATATTGCGCTGATGATGCCGATCTCGGTCTCGCCAGAAGAGAATCTGCTTGAGGCGCTGCGCGATTTTGGATCGCGCGATGTCGACACGTTGCCGGTCGAGATCGGGGAAGGGGGGCGGCGGCAGCTAATCGGTCT
The nucleotide sequence above comes from Blastopirellula sp. J2-11. Encoded proteins:
- a CDS encoding chloride channel protein, with the translated sequence MHDRIKKIYPEAFGWIFQRLRRGTIPAAPLTIVLAAIAGVLTGYGSVLFAYLFEIIRELTVLRFVAWSEFTIWGYVALAASPAMGILFVAWFTRYLRLEGQAVPEVIKSVARKDGVIRPFWSLAKVFSSAVCIGVGGSVGPEGPMVLIGSSIASAAGQFFRLSSRNLRTLVAAGAAAGISAAFNAPIAGVIFSCEIILGSFAVESLTPIVIAAVLAAVVQKQVGEHGVNVAFPQISHEYAGNWIELPSYFLLGIICGFASIGFVCLLYWTEDIAKTWTPKWWMRALVCGTLVGVIGAGYFVVYPAPPTISAEESANESDSLAEEMREEGHHPRGPALYGVGYDTVEHSLHLQNAEKPMPVRRQNVDITSTKVVPLSREEMIAHLWWLVPLILLKPICTSLTLGGGGAGGIFAPSLFLGATLGGAYGIVCNLIAPDMCASPGAYALVGMGAVVAGTTHGVLSAILIVYELTGDYHIILPIMGAACISSVVAWFSDPENIYSKRLARSGESIARSHDLHGAEHIKVRDVMIRRFPTVKNTDNLVQIIKVARQNPHIESLPVMDDDNRLIGIIRPEDLHRVMDTDVSPYLVNADDIALMMPISVSPEENLLEALRDFGSRDVDTLPVEIGEGGRRQLIGLLLRADVMSRYREAMLSRH